A genome region from Meriones unguiculatus strain TT.TT164.6M chromosome 2, Bangor_MerUng_6.1, whole genome shotgun sequence includes the following:
- the Strit1 gene encoding sarcoplasmic/endoplasmic reticulum calcium ATPase regulator DWORF, with product MAEKDSAWPRLTVPILLLVGWIVGCIIVIYVVFF from the coding sequence ACTCAGCATGGCCACGCCTCACAGTCCCCATTCTTCTCCTGGTTGGATGGATTGTTGGCTGCATCATAGTGATTTACGTTGTCTTCTTCTAG